A region from the Lolium perenne isolate Kyuss_39 chromosome 4, Kyuss_2.0, whole genome shotgun sequence genome encodes:
- the LOC127295411 gene encoding glutathione synthetase, chloroplastic, with protein sequence MSSCVSSSQHHHYCVRRLPAPTSRAHLAVGDSYASHFRRRGVSLRAIRADAPPSVAPAGAAVLSEMVETAAVWCAAHGLLVGDRDNPRSGTVPGVGLVHAPFSLLPTRFPAYIWKQACELAPIFNELVDRVSLDGKFLQDSLSRTKQVDDFTARLLEIHAEMMALNKKEDIRLGLHRSDYMLDSETNSLLQIELNTISTSFPGLGSLVSELHRTLLKQYREVLGLDSERVPRNYAATQFAEALGKAWAEYNNDSAVVMMVVQPEERNMYDQYWLVNHLRESHGVMTIRKSLAQVEAEGQVLADGTLVVDGWPVAVVYFRAGYSPNDYPSEVEWSARLLIEQSSAIKCPSISYHLVGTKKIQQELAKPTVLERFLDNEEDIAKLRKCFAGLWSLDNEEIVKSAIEKPDLFVLKPQREGGGNNLYGHDLRETLIRLQNEQGEALAAYILMQRIFPRASLTHLVQGGVCFEDLTISELGIFGAYLRNKDKVIINNQSGYLMRTKVSSSNEGGVAAGFAVLDSILLTDE encoded by the exons ATGTCCTCCTGCGTCTCCTCCTCCCAGCACCACCACTACTGCGTCCGCCGCCTCCCCGCTCCGACGTCCCGGGCACACCTCGCCGTGGGAGACTCGTACGCGTCCCATTTCCGCCGCCGCGGCGTCTCCCTGAGGGCGATCAGAGCGGATGCGCCCCCGAGCGTGGCGCCGGCGGGGGCGGCGGTGCTGTCGGAGATGGTGGAGACGGCAGCCGTCTGGTGCGCCGCGCACGGGCTCCTCGTCGGCGACCGCGACAACCCG AGATCTGGAACAGTACCAGGTGTTGGGTTGGTTCATGCTCCGTTTTCGCTACTTCCAACACGTTTTCCAGCATACATTTGGAAGCAAGCATGCGAGTTGGCTCCTATTTTCAATGAGCTTGTGGATCGTGTGAGCTTGGATGGGAAGTTCTTGCAAGATTCTTTGTCTAG AACAAAGCAGGTTGACGATTTCACTGCTAGGTTGTTAGAAATTCACGCGGAAATGATGGCACTAAACAAGAAGGAG GACATCCGCTTAGGGTTGCACCGATCTGACTACATGCTAGATTCTGAAACAAATTCTCTTCTTCAAATTGAGCTCAACACTATCTCAACATCTTTTCCTGGTCTAGGATCCCTTGTGAGCGAACTTCACAG GACCCTACTTAAACAATATCGTGAAGTGTTAGGCCTTGATTCTGAAAGGGTTCCTCGGAATTATGCAGCCACTCAATTCGCTGAAGCATTGGGCAAAGCGTGGGCTGAATATAATAATGACAG TGCTGTAGTTATGATGGTTGTTCAGCCTGAAGAAAGGAATATGTACGACCAATACTGGCTGGTCAATCATTTGAGGGAATC GCACGGTGTGATGACTATTAGGAAAAGTTTGGCACAGGTGGAGGCCGAAGGACAGGTGCTTGCAGATGGAACACTTGTGGT AGATGGCTGGCCTGTTGCTGTTGTGTATTTCAGAGCTGGGTACTCGCCAAATGATTACCCTTCAGAAGTG GAATGGAGTGCAAGGCTTTTAATAGAACAATCGTCTGCAATTAAGTGCCCTTCAATATCCTACCATTTAGTGGGGACCAAAAAGATCCAGCAAGAACTAGCAAAACCTACTGTTCTTGAAAG ATTCCTTGACAACGAGGAAGACATTGCCAAGCTACGTAAATGCTTTGCAGGGTTATGGAGCTTGGACAATGAAGAAATAGTGAAATCAGCAATAGAAAAACCTGACTTGTTTGTGCTGAAACCTCAGCGAGAAGGTGGAG GGAACAACTTGTATGGTCACGATTTGCGAGAGACACTGATCAGACTCCAGAACGAACAGGGAGAGGCTCTTGCAGCCTATATTTTGATGCAGCGGATTTTCCCCAGAGCTTCTCTTACTCACCTTGTCCAAGGCGGTGTTTGCTTTGAGGACCTTACAATCTCTGAGCTTGGAATATTTGGAGCCTACCTGCG GAACAAAGATAAGGTCATCATTAACAACCAATCTGGTTACTTGATGCGGACCAAAGTTTCTTCATCGAACGAAGGTGGAGTTGCTGCAGGATTCGCTGTTCTGGACAGCATTCTCCTCACAGACGAG TGA